Proteins from a single region of Chryseobacterium sp. W4I1:
- a CDS encoding cold-shock protein, whose amino-acid sequence MQQGTVKFFNDAKGFGFITPSNGGQDVFVHNSGLVDTIRENDVVTFDLQNGNKGVNAVNVKRA is encoded by the coding sequence ATGCAACAAGGAACAGTAAAATTCTTTAACGATGCCAAAGGATTTGGTTTTATTACACCTTCAAATGGTGGTCAGGATGTTTTCGTACATAATTCAGGTTTAGTGGATACTATTCGTGAAAATGATGTCGTAACATTCGATTTACAAAACGGAAATAAAGGAGTTAACGCAGTTAACGTAAAAAGAGCATAA
- a CDS encoding cold-shock protein → MQQGTVKFFNDAKGFGFITPSNGGQDVFVHNSGLVDTIRENDIVTFDLQNGNKGVNAVNVKRA, encoded by the coding sequence ATGCAACAAGGAACAGTAAAATTCTTTAACGATGCCAAAGGATTTGGTTTCATTACACCTTCAAATGGTGGTCAGGATGTTTTCGTACATAACTCAGGTTTAGTGGATACTATTCGTGAAAATGATATCGTAACATTCGATTTACAAAACGGAAATAAAGGAGTTAACGCAGTTAACGTAAAAAGAGCATAA